The genomic stretch CTGTATTGGTCGACTGGCCTGGTTGCAATCCGCCCATAACCACAGCCTTCCCTGGCCCAACATAATGGGGCAAGTCAGACAAGCTGATCGGAATATGTGACGATGCTATCGAACCCAGCGCTAGTCGCAACAGCTCAGCATTCGCTCTGGTAATCTGGATTCCGAGGAGATCAGAGGTCGACTCTTCCGCGCCAAGCTTTCTTGCAACTCCAATGTACGTTCTAGCGGTCTCCCCTCCCCCCGCAACCAGTACGAGCTGATTCCCTTTCTCGACGAAAGCTCCCAGAACCTTACCCATGTCCTTGATAGCTTTCACGTCTGGTTCGCGGTGAAACAACGCGCCACCAAGTTTGACAACCGCCCGCAATATCCGTCGATCTTCGACGTTGCAGCCGTCACTATATTAGAAGTGGGGAATCTAGTCGAATACCTTGAATCAGAGACTGTAGTGTAACCCAGATCTCGGAAAAACCGTTTTATACGCAAAACCCACCTATGCCATGTGAGGACCCGTCAACAAGATGTGTAGCACCTGCGCGAAGCACAATCCAGGAAAGAAGAAAAAATCCAAAATGTGAACGAGACGGGCTAGAACCATAGGCCGGGGTCCTTACTTTTTCTCGCTGGAGGTGGAATAGCCAGTGACGAGCTCAGTTATGTCCGCATCGGACTCGGTTGCCCAGTTTAAGTTCAGACGAACCCTGGAACAACTGGCACGGAAAGAAGGTCGAGGAACAGAACTCATTAGCCTATACGTTCCCCCAGACAGGAGAATACACGAAGTCCTCGGTCAGCTTCGAGAAGAAGCCGGCACAGCATCCAACATCAAGTCACGCACTACCCGCCAAGCGGTCCAAGACTCCATAGAGCGGGTGATGCAGCGCCTGCGATTGTTCAAGGAACCACCGCCTACAGGCTTGGTGATCTTCGCAGGAATGATTCCCCAGAATGGTCTTGGAAGTGAGAGGATGGAGATCTACGTTCTTACCCCTCCAGAGCCGATAACGGTAGGCTTCTATCGGTGCGACGCTCGCTTCCATGTCGAACCTCTCCTCGCGCTCGTTGTCGAGAAAGACACCTACGGAATAATCGTGATCGACGGGACAGAAGCAGTTGTTGCAACCCTCAAGGGACGCAGGGTCGAGATCGTCAAATCATTCACGTCAGGAATACCAGGGAAGAGCCGCGCGGGTGGACAATCGGCCAGACGTTTCGAACGTATCAGGGAACAGGTTGCCAATGACTACTACAAGCGCGTCGGTCAACACTTCAACGATATCATGCTTGCAATACCTGACCTCAAAGGAATTATCATCGGTGGACCCGGACCCACCAAATACGTCTGGTCCGAAGGAGAATACCTACAGTACACGCTGAAGAAGAAAGTGCTCTCAGTCGTCGACACAAGCTATACGAGCGAAGCAGGTGTCGAAGAGGTTGTCGAGAAGAGCAGCGAGATCCTGAAAGGGGTCCGATACAAGGAGGAGAAGCAGATGGTCCAGAAATTCCTCTACGAACTCGGACACGAAACAGGCAAAGGAGTGTATGGAGAACTACAAGTCCAGAAATATCTGGAAAAAGGCGTTGTTGATACTTTGCTGATATCGGAGAAGCTGGAGGGTCAAAGACTCGTACTCAAATGCAAGAACTGTGGCAACATAGAAGAATTCCGAGGCACGAGGTACGAGGCGCACGCTCTCAAGAACGAGCTGGCCACACGACCATGCAAGAAGTGCGGCAGAACAACTCTCGAAGTCGTTGAAGACAGCGACATAATCGACAGCTTCCTCGACTACGCGGAGAAGGGCGGAAGCAAGGTCGAGGTAGTCTCAGAAGAGACGGAGGAGGGACGAATGCTCCGCGACGCTTTTGGAAAGGTTGCCGCGGTTCTACGTTATCCTGCTAGCTAGTTTGAGCGAGAGGATTACGGCGCGAGCTAAGGCGGTATTCTTCGACCTCGGAGAAACGCTCGTAACACAAAACATCGAAGATAACCTGGTTACAATGAAGGCGCTAGAGAAGATCAGCAAGATCCTACCTCGCCACAAATCCCCATCCGATCTCTTCAGGATCTACAAGCAAGGATACAAAGTGAATGAGGCATTTCGCTCCAAGCATCACGTAGAAATTCCAATTCAGGCCTGGATGGTACAGCTCTTAAGACGAGCACTCGGCGAAGAGCCCGACGACCTGACGGAGGAAGCGACAAAGATAATCATATCCGCCAGGGCTGAAAATGCAATGGTATTTCCGGACTCAAAGCGCCTATTGGAGAGACTCTCGAAACGAAGGATCAAACTCGGAATAATATCGAATGTATCCTCTCATGAAGTTGCAGTGGAGATCCTGCGAAAAGTCGGTCTCCTAGATTATTTCCGCACGGTCGTAACATCGGCCTTTGTTGGTATCCGTAAACCTGACCCTGGAATCTTTCTCTATGCGCTAACGCAGTTCAAGCTGCAGCCTCGTGAGGCAGTGATCGTTGGCGATTCAGAGAGACACGACGTCTGGGGAGGCACGATCACCGGCATGAAGACAGTGCTGGTTTCAAAGAGACCGGTTACCGACAGCATTGCCGATTACCACTTTACAAGTCTCGCCGAGGCATCCGATACCCTAACGTCTCTATAGGTAACTCGCAAGAAGCATTCCGGCCACTCCCAGCAACAAGGAGAAGGGGAGGCCGGGGAACATCTCGTACTTCGACAAGGCTTTGAATCCGAGAAAGGTTCCCGCCAATATCCCAATAGCGGCGCCGAAGAACGAGATAATGCCTCCAAAAGAGACGAGCGCCGTGGTAGCCACAAGTGAGTAGAAGACCATGTCTCCCATCCCGATTGTTAGTTCACCGTAGGTAAAAACGGCTCCAGGCAGATCACCCTCCTCGATTGTTTTCGCGAGCGCTCCCACGGGTCCGCGGAACACCGCGACAATATCATAGATGACGAGCGCTCCGACCAAGACCAGCGCGGTCACGGGGCCGATCGAGTAGCCCAGGAAAATTCCTGTCATTGCCCCGATAAGTGTAACACCGATCAACTGATACTTTCGCCCCCTCCAAAATATTGTGAGGCCAATGGCCGCCGCTGTTCCCACAGAAACACCTAGGAGAATAATTGAGAGTAGAGGGTCTGACGGAGGGTTTGGAATCAGGAAGAAGATCGAAGACGCGTACCAGAACACTACTGCGAACGACACAATGAGGACTGCGGCTTTGATCAACGATCGAATGAATTTCATTCTGCCTCTTCTGATAAGGAGAAGCATTGCCGTCGCGCTTGCGCCGAGAGCGATCACGAAGATGACTGCGTTAAGACCAGCGGAGCCCAGTGTATCGCCCTGAAACGGCGTAACCTGAAGTTGGGGAACGCCCTGTTTTGAGATCGGATATCCCAAAACACCTGTAACAGCCAGGCTGAGAATTACGGGATAGAGGTGGCGTGGGCGCGGCTTGAAGGCCCTATATTCTTCCTCTGCCATGGAGCCCTAGATCTCGATAACGTCGCCCGTTTTCGGAGCCTTCGCGTCCAAACCCTGTTCCTTGGACGCCCACTCGGCAAGCTTCTTACAGTTTCCCTCGGCCCCGTGCACAATGAACACTTTCGTCTTCTTATCCAGATCGGAAAGTGTCAGTTCGAGTTCTCGTCGGCCCCCATGGGATGAGAAATCGAACCTCTCTACCCGAGCGTCCACCGGTCGGGCTTTGCCGTGAATGACGAACTTTTTCCTCTCCAACAAGATTCTTCCCGGGCTGCCGGGCACCTGGAAGCTGACCATAAACACCGCATTCTGCTTCTTCGCAGCAACATTCTCCATGTAAAAGACAGACGCGCCCCCTTTCAACATCCCCGCCGGCGATATTATCACGCCCGCGGTCTTTGCAGCTCGCCTCCGATCATTCCAGCCATCGACCCAATGAGCCATCTTGCTGGCCCGTTCGAACACGGACGAGTCCCTGAGAGATGATGGATACTTCAGCAGCATCTCCATCGCATCCAAGGCCATTCCATCGACAAAAACCGGATGCTCGAAATGATAGGCGGAGAGCACCGAGAGCAATTCCTGGGACCTGCCAACACCGAAGGCAGGTACTAGGACCGTCCCGCCTCCCTCCACCACTTCCGTTACTTTCTCGACAAACTCTTTTTCCAAACCATCCCGTATCGGGTGGTCTTCCGTCGCGTAGGTTCCTTCGATGATGATCGCGTCCAGGTCCTTGTAGTTACCGGGGTCTGCGCCGTCGACGAGCCTTGTCGGTTGACGGTTGAAGTCGCCTGTGTACAGCAACCGTTTCCCTTCCGAAGTGATTATGGCTTGAGCGCTACCTGGTATGTGGCCGGCATTGACTAGCGTCAGGGACGCGTCTCCAACATCGATCGACTGGTGGTACTGAAGCTCGCGCTGGTGCTTCAGCATCGTCTGAAGATCCATGAACTCGTATGGCGCATAATATCCGCTGAGCTTCAGGAAATCCTTGATGATCAGACTGGTCAGCGTGAAAGTTGGCTGAACGCCATAAAGCGGAACGCCTCCGTGAATGTAAAATATCGGAGCCGATCCGACATGGTCCAAGTGCGCGTGGGTAAGAACAATCGCCTCCACCTCTTTCGGAGGAATGTGCATCGGAAATCCGACGTGATGATTCACCATTACGCCATAGTCCAAAACCAGATACTTGCTACCGACGCTTACTGCGAATGCGGACCTGCCTACTTCCTGGCAGGCACCCAAGAACCTGATCTTCATCCGTTCACCATAACAGTGTGAGATGAATTATCGCGAGAAATTCTTGTTCACGCTACGAATGAACGGGTTTGAAAGACTACAATAAAAAGTGAACGAGCGCAACTGTAGGAGCGCTTGAACTAGAGGTACGAGAAATGACGTTCAATCCGCTCGCGGTCAAAAGCGTCGAGATTATCTCATCCGCGATACCATCAGAAGAATACGAGTCAGCCGGGTCAGGCTCATGTTGGCGAAAGGAAGAACGACTATTCTTCGCTGGTCAAGTTTCAAGGAACCTTTCTTCACCTACTCCCTGTAGTGAGAAGGTCCTCTTATCCAGCCCATGAACCTGCC from Candidatus Bathyarchaeia archaeon encodes the following:
- the pyrH gene encoding UMP kinase, whose protein sequence is MRAVVKLGGALFHREPDVKAIKDMGKVLGAFVEKGNQLVLVAGGGETARTYIGVARKLGAEESTSDLLGIQITRANAELLRLALGSIASSHIPISLSDLPHYVGPGKAVVMGGLQPGQSTNTVAALAAEITRAELLVNGTDVEGVYTEDPKKNPKAKLIRSVHVDKLLSWAMGGEVFAGRYELLDPLAIKIMQRAKIPTRFVSLGDPNNIIAALQGREIGTRVDYS
- the prf1 gene encoding peptide chain release factor aRF-1; amino-acid sequence: MTSSVMSASDSVAQFKFRRTLEQLARKEGRGTELISLYVPPDRRIHEVLGQLREEAGTASNIKSRTTRQAVQDSIERVMQRLRLFKEPPPTGLVIFAGMIPQNGLGSERMEIYVLTPPEPITVGFYRCDARFHVEPLLALVVEKDTYGIIVIDGTEAVVATLKGRRVEIVKSFTSGIPGKSRAGGQSARRFERIREQVANDYYKRVGQHFNDIMLAIPDLKGIIIGGPGPTKYVWSEGEYLQYTLKKKVLSVVDTSYTSEAGVEEVVEKSSEILKGVRYKEEKQMVQKFLYELGHETGKGVYGELQVQKYLEKGVVDTLLISEKLEGQRLVLKCKNCGNIEEFRGTRYEAHALKNELATRPCKKCGRTTLEVVEDSDIIDSFLDYAEKGGSKVEVVSEETEEGRMLRDAFGKVAAVLRYPAS
- a CDS encoding HAD family hydrolase; protein product: MSERITARAKAVFFDLGETLVTQNIEDNLVTMKALEKISKILPRHKSPSDLFRIYKQGYKVNEAFRSKHHVEIPIQAWMVQLLRRALGEEPDDLTEEATKIIISARAENAMVFPDSKRLLERLSKRRIKLGIISNVSSHEVAVEILRKVGLLDYFRTVVTSAFVGIRKPDPGIFLYALTQFKLQPREAVIVGDSERHDVWGGTITGMKTVLVSKRPVTDSIADYHFTSLAEASDTLTSL
- a CDS encoding MBL fold metallo-hydrolase, whose translation is MKIRFLGACQEVGRSAFAVSVGSKYLVLDYGVMVNHHVGFPMHIPPKEVEAIVLTHAHLDHVGSAPIFYIHGGVPLYGVQPTFTLTSLIIKDFLKLSGYYAPYEFMDLQTMLKHQRELQYHQSIDVGDASLTLVNAGHIPGSAQAIITSEGKRLLYTGDFNRQPTRLVDGADPGNYKDLDAIIIEGTYATEDHPIRDGLEKEFVEKVTEVVEGGGTVLVPAFGVGRSQELLSVLSAYHFEHPVFVDGMALDAMEMLLKYPSSLRDSSVFERASKMAHWVDGWNDRRRAAKTAGVIISPAGMLKGGASVFYMENVAAKKQNAVFMVSFQVPGSPGRILLERKKFVIHGKARPVDARVERFDFSSHGGRRELELTLSDLDKKTKVFIVHGAEGNCKKLAEWASKEQGLDAKAPKTGDVIEI